A window of the Scytonema millei VB511283 genome harbors these coding sequences:
- the treS gene encoding maltose alpha-D-glucosyltransferase, with protein sequence MQYVLKDDPLWFKDAIIYEVPVRAFADSNADGIGDFRGLTEKLDYLQDLGVTAVWILPFFPSPLRDDGYDIADYKNVNSIYGNLDDFREFLKAAHQRGIRVIIELIVNHTSDQHPWFQRARRAPKDSPERDFYVWSDTPEKYQEARIIFQDFETSNWAWDPVAKAYYWHRFYSHQPDINYDNPAVREAVFDVLDFWLGMGVDGLRMDAVPYLYERQGTNCENLDETHVFLKQLRQQVDAKFPNRMLLAEANQWPEDAAEYYGNGDECHMNFHFPLMPRLFMSLRMEDSFPIFDILQQTPTIPDNCQWALFLRNHDELTLEMVTDEDRDYMYRVYARDPAMRLNLGIRRRLAPLLGNDRRQIELLNSLLLSLPGTPVLYYGDEIGMGDNVYIGDRNGVRTPMQWSSDRNAGFSRANPQKLYSPVIVDSEYHYAAINVEAQRANTNSLWYWMKRLIATRKRFQAFGRGSFELLHPDNRKVLTFTRTYQGEHILVVANLSRFVQTVELDLSAFKGTTPVEIFGRTEFPAIGDTPYFFSISPYAFYWLSLVAKPSEIQPARPQAELPTLVVNSKWQNIFVQRDLRVRLEAILPEYLSTCSWFNPKTRIIQAVQIAEVVAIPYKNTEARAVWLQVDYVQGDPETYLMLLAYAEGEQATQTLTDNRSAIVANLLVQGKDKFGVLFEATADKSFLASLIEAIACQRQYKGMAGELMATATDLYPQTSNNGKKPLEPTVLKQEQGKTFIVYEGLGANGANPNNHLVLKLFRQQEEGINPDLEIRRFLGEKKRLQHFAPLVGAIEYHRPSTTPVTVGILQEYIRDTRSGWEYTLDSLRDYFELVTTQHAEMTEIPIPGGNLLDMGSRESGVVGAGLSSLLAIEQKIQQLNLPVQESVEAGLETRPYGTQEEEFEPFSLANRTIGSYLDSAQILGQSTAELHIALAANGDNSGFTPEPFSTFYQRSIYQQARNLAGQVLIALRQRLKTLTPHAQELAQDVLNRQEQIMERFGLILNQKITAMRTRCHGDYHLGQVLYTGKDFIISDFEGESGRSLSDRRIKRSPLRDVANMLQSFHYAANVGLHNEIESGMLRTENLPIMQQWAQFWSTCVGAAFLNSYLAIASQDSFLPKTKTELQVLLDAYLLEKAIHGLGYDLNSRLDWVEITLGRILQLLDT encoded by the coding sequence ATGCAGTACGTATTAAAAGATGACCCCCTTTGGTTCAAAGATGCCATTATCTACGAAGTGCCAGTACGCGCCTTTGCCGATAGTAATGCTGATGGAATTGGTGATTTTCGGGGGCTAACGGAAAAACTCGATTACCTCCAAGACTTAGGCGTTACCGCAGTTTGGATACTACCATTCTTTCCCTCACCACTCAGAGATGATGGCTACGATATAGCCGATTATAAGAATGTTAATTCAATTTACGGTAATTTAGACGATTTTCGCGAATTTTTGAAAGCCGCCCACCAACGTGGCATTCGCGTCATTATAGAATTGATCGTCAACCATACTTCCGACCAACACCCTTGGTTTCAAAGAGCGAGACGTGCGCCTAAAGACAGTCCAGAACGAGATTTTTACGTTTGGAGTGACACGCCAGAGAAATACCAAGAAGCACGGATTATCTTCCAAGATTTTGAAACTTCTAATTGGGCTTGGGACCCAGTGGCTAAAGCTTACTACTGGCATCGTTTCTACTCTCACCAGCCCGATATTAACTACGATAATCCAGCCGTGCGAGAAGCCGTGTTTGACGTGCTTGATTTTTGGTTGGGTATGGGTGTTGATGGGCTGCGGATGGATGCCGTACCTTATCTCTACGAACGGCAGGGAACGAACTGCGAAAATTTAGATGAAACTCATGTTTTCTTGAAACAACTCCGCCAGCAGGTAGATGCCAAATTTCCCAACCGAATGCTGCTAGCCGAGGCAAATCAATGGCCTGAAGATGCAGCAGAATATTACGGGAATGGAGATGAGTGTCACATGAACTTCCATTTTCCGCTAATGCCGCGCTTGTTCATGTCGCTGCGGATGGAAGATAGCTTCCCGATTTTTGATATTTTGCAACAAACGCCAACAATTCCCGATAACTGTCAGTGGGCGCTATTTCTGCGAAATCACGACGAACTGACACTAGAAATGGTGACAGATGAAGATCGCGATTATATGTATCGAGTCTACGCCCGCGATCCAGCAATGCGGTTGAATTTGGGAATTCGTCGCCGTCTCGCACCCCTACTTGGAAACGATCGCCGTCAAATTGAATTACTCAACAGCCTGTTACTCTCTCTTCCAGGCACTCCCGTACTTTACTACGGCGATGAGATCGGCATGGGAGATAACGTATATATAGGCGATCGCAATGGCGTGCGGACACCGATGCAGTGGAGTTCCGATCGCAATGCTGGTTTCAGCCGCGCTAATCCGCAAAAGTTATACTCGCCCGTGATTGTTGACTCGGAATATCACTACGCCGCCATCAACGTTGAAGCACAACGGGCTAATACCAATTCTCTCTGGTATTGGATGAAACGCTTAATTGCCACCCGCAAGCGTTTCCAAGCCTTCGGACGCGGTAGTTTTGAATTATTGCACCCAGATAACCGCAAAGTGCTTACCTTTACGCGCACTTATCAAGGCGAACATATTCTAGTGGTGGCAAATCTGTCTCGCTTCGTGCAAACAGTGGAACTGGATTTATCAGCTTTTAAAGGCACGACTCCAGTAGAAATTTTTGGTCGCACGGAGTTTCCAGCGATTGGCGATACTCCTTACTTCTTTAGCATTAGCCCTTATGCCTTTTATTGGTTGAGTCTAGTTGCCAAGCCGAGCGAAATCCAGCCTGCTAGACCCCAAGCAGAGTTACCGACATTAGTTGTCAATAGCAAATGGCAAAATATCTTTGTTCAGCGGGATTTAAGAGTCAGACTAGAAGCTATACTGCCAGAATATCTGTCTACGTGTTCTTGGTTCAATCCGAAAACGCGGATAATTCAAGCCGTACAAATCGCCGAAGTTGTTGCCATCCCCTACAAAAATACCGAAGCCAGAGCCGTTTGGTTGCAGGTAGATTACGTGCAGGGCGATCCAGAAACTTACTTGATGCTGCTGGCTTATGCCGAGGGAGAACAAGCAACACAGACTTTAACAGATAACCGCAGTGCGATCGTTGCTAATTTGTTGGTGCAAGGGAAAGATAAATTCGGTGTATTATTTGAAGCCACCGCAGATAAAAGTTTTCTTGCCTCGCTGATTGAGGCGATCGCCTGTCAGCGGCAGTATAAAGGTATGGCAGGGGAACTGATGGCAACTGCTACCGATCTCTATCCTCAAACGAGCAACAACGGTAAAAAACCCCTAGAACCGACTGTATTGAAGCAAGAACAGGGCAAGACTTTTATTGTCTACGAGGGATTGGGTGCTAACGGTGCTAACCCCAACAACCATCTCGTTCTCAAACTCTTCCGCCAGCAAGAAGAAGGGATTAACCCAGATCTCGAAATTCGGCGCTTTTTGGGCGAGAAAAAACGCTTGCAACACTTTGCCCCATTAGTAGGAGCGATCGAATATCACCGCCCGTCAACAACACCAGTCACGGTAGGGATATTGCAAGAATACATCCGCGATACCCGCAGTGGTTGGGAATATACCCTCGATAGCCTGCGGGACTACTTTGAGTTAGTCACAACACAACATGCAGAAATGACTGAGATCCCCATACCTGGGGGAAATCTTCTCGATATGGGGAGTCGGGAGTCGGGAGTTGTAGGGGCAGGTTTATCGAGCCTACTTGCAATAGAACAAAAAATTCAGCAGTTAAACCTGCCCGTACAGGAGTCAGTAGAGGCGGGTTTAGAAACCCGCCCGTACGGAACTCAGGAAGAAGAGTTCGAGCCATTTTCTTTGGCGAATCGAACCATCGGTTCTTATCTAGACAGCGCTCAAATTTTGGGACAATCGACAGCAGAACTACACATCGCCCTTGCTGCTAATGGCGACAATTCTGGATTTACTCCAGAACCATTCTCGACATTTTACCAACGTTCCATTTACCAACAAGCTCGCAATCTCGCCGGACAAGTTTTAATCGCGCTCAGACAACGTTTAAAAACGCTGACACCGCACGCCCAAGAATTAGCTCAAGATGTCCTGAATCGCCAAGAGCAAATCATGGAGCGCTTTGGGTTGATCCTCAACCAAAAAATTACTGCTATGCGGACTCGCTGTCATGGCGATTATCATTTGGGACAAGTACTTTATACAGGTAAAGACTTCATCATCTCCGATTTTGAAGGAGAATCGGGACGCAGTTTAAGCGATCGCCGCATTAAACGCTCTCCTTTGCGCGATGTTGCCAATATGTTGCAGTCTTTCCATTACGCTGCTAACGTCGGGCTGCACAACGAAATCGAAAGCGGGATGCTTCGTACAGAGAACTTACCCATCATGCAGCAGTGGGCGCAGTTTTGGTCTACCTGCGTCGGTGCGGCTTTCCTCAATTCATATCTCGCGATCGCTTCTCAAGACTCTTTCTTACCCAAAACCAAGACTGAGTTACAAGTTCTGCTGGATGCTTACCTCTTAGAAAAAGCAATCCACGGCTTGGGCTACGATCTCAATTCCCGTCTCGACTGGGTAGAGATTACCTTGGGGCGGATTTTGCAGCTGTTGGATACTTGA
- a CDS encoding ABC transporter permease translates to MDTLIRLDLVDFVLAVALMAIAIGLSAGQRLGLEWSLAIATVRTILQLFVVGAILDIIFRIDNPWAVLAVVLVMLTIAAVVSRNRIGKKIPQLLPLVWVSIFVSTAFTLSYVNLLIVQPQKWYEPQYIIPLAGIILGNAINGAAIAGERLVSTINASQLEIETHLSLGATPQQAVAQYRKDAIRAGLIPILNQMMVIGIVTLPGIITGQILSGVNPLDAASYQILVMFMLAFTNLATAILVTQGLCRQFFNSAAQLVR, encoded by the coding sequence ATGGACACTTTAATTAGACTCGATTTAGTGGATTTTGTTCTGGCTGTGGCGCTGATGGCGATCGCAATAGGGTTATCGGCTGGGCAGCGTTTGGGCTTAGAGTGGAGTTTGGCGATCGCGACGGTAAGAACGATCTTGCAGCTGTTCGTTGTGGGAGCGATTTTAGATATTATTTTTCGGATAGATAACCCTTGGGCAGTGCTAGCGGTGGTGCTGGTGATGCTGACAATTGCGGCTGTGGTGTCTCGCAACCGGATTGGCAAAAAGATTCCCCAATTGCTACCGCTAGTTTGGGTTTCAATATTTGTCAGCACGGCTTTTACTTTGAGCTATGTCAACCTGCTGATCGTTCAACCGCAGAAGTGGTACGAACCGCAATATATCATTCCTTTAGCGGGAATTATTTTAGGAAACGCGATTAATGGGGCAGCGATCGCGGGGGAGCGTCTTGTCAGTACAATTAATGCCAGCCAGCTAGAGATTGAGACTCATTTAAGTTTAGGTGCGACACCCCAACAAGCTGTAGCTCAGTACCGGAAAGATGCGATTCGGGCTGGGTTAATTCCAATCCTAAATCAGATGATGGTGATTGGCATTGTCACCCTTCCAGGCATCATTACAGGACAAATTCTCAGCGGCGTGAATCCTCTCGATGCCGCATCCTACCAAATTTTAGTCATGTTCATGCTTGCCTTCACTAACTTAGCCACAGCAATTCTCGTTACCCAAGGGCTATGTCGTCAGTTTTTTAATTCCGCCGCGCAGCTGGTTCGGTGA
- a CDS encoding DegT/DnrJ/EryC1/StrS family aminotransferase, with the protein MVQSVTQSTRVPILNLAQQYTDLATEINDVVFKVLASGGYVGGANVANFEQEFATYTNVSECVACNSGTDALLLALRALGVGAGDEVITTPFSFFATTETISAVGAKPIFVDIDAPTFNLDVTQVESAITAKTKAIIPVHLYGQPVDMTALMAIAQTHNLAVIEDCAQATGALWAGQKVGSIGHVGCFSFYPTKNLGACGDGGAVTTNDPEIAAKMRMLRNHGEKNRYYHEDIGLNSRLDAIQAAILRVKLRYLDTWNEQRRAIASRYQEYLAQVPGVVLPQELPGGEGVWNQYTIRLQRGEERGALAKRDEVRSEGNLYRDEVRQRLQAKGVGSMVYYPLPLHLQPVYQNLGYQQGQFPISEQASDEVLSLPIFPELSPEAQAQVVYCLKDCLSESGVGSRESGVGKF; encoded by the coding sequence ATGGTTCAAAGCGTGACTCAATCTACTCGCGTTCCTATCTTAAATCTGGCGCAGCAATATACGGATCTTGCAACTGAAATTAATGATGTTGTTTTCAAAGTACTTGCCTCTGGCGGTTATGTAGGTGGGGCAAATGTTGCTAACTTTGAGCAAGAATTTGCCACATATACAAATGTATCTGAATGCGTCGCCTGTAATTCCGGTACAGATGCACTGCTGCTAGCATTGCGGGCGTTAGGTGTAGGGGCTGGGGATGAGGTGATTACCACGCCCTTTTCTTTTTTTGCTACCACTGAGACGATTAGTGCTGTCGGTGCTAAGCCAATTTTTGTAGATATTGACGCACCAACATTTAATCTTGACGTGACTCAAGTAGAGTCAGCAATTACAGCTAAAACTAAAGCTATTATTCCGGTTCATTTGTACGGACAGCCAGTTGATATGACTGCGCTAATGGCGATCGCCCAAACCCATAATCTTGCTGTCATTGAAGACTGCGCCCAAGCAACAGGAGCATTGTGGGCGGGACAAAAAGTCGGTAGCATCGGTCATGTCGGTTGTTTTAGTTTCTACCCTACAAAGAATTTAGGTGCTTGTGGCGATGGCGGTGCGGTGACGACGAACGATCCAGAAATTGCGGCAAAGATGCGAATGCTACGCAATCATGGCGAGAAAAATCGTTACTATCACGAAGATATTGGCTTGAACAGCCGTCTGGACGCTATACAAGCAGCGATTTTGCGAGTCAAGTTACGTTATTTAGATACTTGGAACGAACAACGACGGGCGATCGCTTCTCGCTATCAAGAATATCTCGCTCAAGTTCCAGGTGTTGTCCTTCCCCAAGAATTACCAGGTGGCGAAGGTGTTTGGAACCAATACACAATTCGCCTTCAGCGGGGTGAGGAGCGAGGAGCGTTAGCGAAGCGGGACGAAGTTCGGAGCGAGGGAAATCTATATAGAGATGAGGTACGTCAACGCCTACAAGCAAAAGGTGTAGGTTCGATGGTTTACTATCCTTTGCCTTTACACTTGCAACCCGTGTATCAAAATTTAGGCTACCAGCAAGGGCAATTTCCGATCTCGGAGCAGGCTTCTGATGAAGTCTTATCCCTGCCTATCTTCCCCGAACTTTCTCCTGAAGCACAAGCACAAGTCGTTTATTGTCTCAAGGATTGTTTAAGTGAGTCGGGAGTCGGGAGTCGGGAGTCGGGAGTCGGGAAATTTTAA
- a CDS encoding DUF561 domain-containing protein has translation MTMHPLLHQAFAQGRALKIISGLNNLDRQSVAATVNAADRGGATFVDIAADVELVQMVKELTNLPICVSAVDPEKFVTCVAAGADLIEIGNFDSFYAQGRRFEAEEVLALTEITRSLLPEITLSVTVPHILELDRQVQLAEELVKAGADIIQTEGGTSSSPVHSGTLGLVEKAAPTLAAAYEISRAVSVPVLCASGISNVTAPMAIASGAAGVGVGSAINQLNSEVAMIAAVRSLVESLATVNRPVLRTQG, from the coding sequence ATGACCATGCATCCTCTACTCCACCAAGCCTTTGCCCAAGGACGAGCGCTGAAAATTATTAGCGGTTTGAATAACCTCGATCGCCAAAGCGTAGCCGCAACAGTCAATGCAGCCGATCGCGGTGGTGCTACTTTTGTTGATATTGCTGCTGATGTCGAGCTAGTGCAAATGGTAAAAGAATTGACAAATTTGCCAATTTGTGTATCGGCAGTCGATCCAGAAAAATTTGTCACCTGTGTAGCAGCTGGTGCAGATCTGATTGAAATTGGTAACTTCGATAGCTTCTACGCTCAAGGACGTAGATTTGAAGCAGAGGAAGTACTTGCTTTAACAGAAATTACGCGATCGCTCTTGCCTGAAATTACCCTTTCCGTTACAGTTCCCCACATTTTAGAACTCGATCGCCAAGTGCAGCTAGCTGAGGAGCTTGTAAAAGCTGGAGCTGATATTATCCAAACTGAAGGTGGTACGAGCAGCAGTCCCGTTCATTCTGGTACGTTGGGTTTGGTTGAGAAAGCTGCACCTACCCTCGCCGCTGCCTACGAAATCTCCCGCGCCGTATCCGTACCAGTTTTGTGTGCTTCCGGTATTTCTAACGTAACCGCGCCAATGGCGATCGCATCTGGTGCGGCTGGTGTGGGTGTAGGTTCGGCAATTAACCAACTCAATAGCGAAGTGGCTATGATTGCAGCCGTTCGTAGTTTGGTTGAATCTCTTGCCACTGTTAACCGTCCCGTTTTAAGAACTCAAGGATAG
- a CDS encoding tetratricopeptide repeat protein: MPRAMKWNLSLEAEFFYQQGLRRNKAEQYAEALLSLDIAVEYKPDFADAWSQRGIALGSLNRHEEAIASFDRAVTLRPDASWVWHNRGIALGKLGRYIEALNSFDRALEFNPDAATIWHNRGITLIDLGCYEKAVINFEKTIQLRPDAYWAWYNRGTALGHLKQFAAAVDSFDRALEFQPDDLLTWNNRGITLSDWGEYTKAVASFDRALAIDPEYSKAWYNKGVALRKLGDFPAAIICFDRTIELEPNDFWAWYNRGLSLAQIGEKEAAIASYKHALSIQPQDMAVWYDCGLALYELCRYQEAIAIYTKALEVQPHTPIFWYNIACCYALQSQAEQAITSLQQAIQISPDKYRTLAKNSSVFHTISQDKRFQSLISES; the protein is encoded by the coding sequence ATGCCAAGAGCTATGAAGTGGAATCTCAGTTTGGAGGCAGAATTTTTTTATCAACAGGGATTGCGTCGCAATAAAGCCGAACAATACGCAGAAGCTCTACTGAGCTTGGATATAGCTGTGGAATACAAGCCAGATTTCGCTGATGCTTGGTCGCAGCGAGGTATAGCCCTGGGTAGTTTAAACCGCCATGAAGAGGCGATCGCTAGTTTCGATCGCGCTGTTACCCTGCGTCCAGATGCTAGCTGGGTTTGGCACAATCGCGGGATTGCCCTGGGTAAGCTGGGTCGTTATATTGAAGCTCTCAATAGTTTCGATCGCGCCTTAGAATTTAATCCCGATGCGGCGACAATTTGGCACAACCGAGGGATTACTCTGATCGATCTTGGTTGCTACGAAAAAGCTGTTATCAACTTTGAAAAAACAATCCAGCTACGACCAGATGCTTACTGGGCATGGTACAACCGAGGTACGGCACTGGGACATCTCAAGCAATTTGCAGCAGCAGTTGATAGCTTCGATCGCGCCCTAGAGTTCCAACCTGACGATCTCTTGACTTGGAACAATCGCGGCATCACTCTAAGCGACTGGGGTGAATATACCAAAGCAGTCGCTAGCTTCGATCGCGCTTTGGCAATCGATCCAGAATATAGCAAGGCTTGGTACAACAAGGGGGTAGCGCTGCGAAAATTAGGAGATTTCCCAGCAGCAATCATCTGTTTCGATCGCACTATTGAGTTGGAGCCTAATGATTTTTGGGCATGGTATAACAGGGGGCTATCTCTAGCACAAATTGGTGAAAAAGAAGCAGCGATCGCCAGCTACAAACATGCTCTGAGCATTCAACCTCAAGACATGGCAGTTTGGTACGATTGTGGTTTGGCATTGTATGAATTGTGCCGTTACCAAGAAGCGATCGCTATTTACACCAAAGCTTTAGAAGTCCAGCCTCATACACCTATATTTTGGTACAATATTGCCTGCTGTTATGCTTTGCAATCGCAAGCCGAACAAGCAATTACTAGCTTACAACAGGCAATTCAAATCAGTCCAGATAAGTATCGTACTCTTGCCAAGAATAGCTCGGTCTTTCATACCATTTCTCAAGACAAAAGATTTCAAAGTTTGATTTCTGAGTCATAA
- a CDS encoding type IV pilus modification PilV family protein — protein MHLQKLPLQDKGFTLFEVLVSILIVSIFLSVAMQALLFAIIFKVRAEQRNEAVTWIQKDLEFVKNQAKEYEINTFPYSNRCNATTSADGFAAGLLHSILGTPMSPPPSAPSTTTSVSKTLAGKSFTLTRTAIYDTPTCAYKLLQLTYNVTPADNSSPIATLSTEVIPDASLKCP, from the coding sequence ATGCATCTACAGAAATTGCCACTACAAGATAAAGGATTTACTCTTTTTGAGGTATTGGTATCCATACTTATAGTTAGTATCTTTCTTTCTGTGGCAATGCAAGCGCTTTTATTTGCGATTATTTTTAAAGTGCGCGCCGAACAGCGTAACGAAGCAGTCACTTGGATTCAGAAGGATTTAGAATTCGTAAAAAATCAAGCTAAAGAATACGAAATTAATACTTTTCCTTATTCCAATAGATGTAATGCAACTACTTCTGCTGACGGCTTTGCTGCGGGATTACTGCATAGTATACTTGGCACACCAATGTCACCACCTCCATCAGCACCATCTACCACAACATCTGTTTCTAAAACTTTAGCAGGAAAAAGTTTCACGCTGACTCGAACTGCTATTTATGATACTCCTACTTGTGCTTATAAATTACTTCAACTAACTTATAATGTCACGCCAGCAGACAATAGTTCCCCTATTGCAACGCTTTCAACTGAGGTAATTCCTGATGCGTCGCTTAAGTGTCCGTAA
- a CDS encoding pilus assembly FimT family protein has product MRRLSVRKNNQNKGFSLIEILIIVVIIGILAAIAVPSFAGSLDRVKLNQAVVEVRGILQEAQRQAIRKSQPCDVMLTLSTTPIQITANCGVTGDRNLSQRVQLITNISQITGNPIKITFGILGTAEFTVITSTNPPPPVDSSGKLIFSVAHSSIRDKKCLAISNTLGLTRSGEYTGNSTTANQITDNGMCTAS; this is encoded by the coding sequence ATGCGTCGCTTAAGTGTCCGTAAAAATAATCAAAACAAAGGTTTCTCTTTAATAGAAATATTAATAATAGTTGTCATTATTGGCATTCTAGCCGCGATCGCAGTTCCTAGCTTTGCTGGTTCTTTGGATCGCGTCAAATTGAATCAAGCGGTAGTTGAAGTCAGAGGAATTTTGCAAGAAGCCCAAAGACAAGCTATTCGTAAAAGTCAACCTTGCGATGTCATGTTGACGTTATCGACTACACCAATACAAATTACTGCGAATTGTGGTGTTACGGGCGATCGCAATTTATCACAGCGAGTTCAACTAATCACAAATATTAGTCAAATAACGGGTAATCCCATCAAAATTACTTTCGGAATTTTAGGAACAGCAGAATTTACAGTTATCACTTCTACTAACCCTCCTCCTCCAGTTGATTCTAGTGGAAAATTGATCTTTTCTGTTGCCCACAGCTCCATTCGCGATAAAAAATGTCTGGCTATATCTAATACTTTAGGATTGACAAGATCTGGTGAATACACTGGTAATTCTACCACGGCAAATCAAATTACTGACAATGGTATGTGTACTGCATCCTAA
- a CDS encoding prepilin-type N-terminal cleavage/methylation domain-containing protein, whose product MKKYFARIYHRFHISQHSRGFTLVELLIAVLISTMVIIIAGFALVTIASFDNKAEARTERQIDLNRAFDFMSHEIRMASRINRLETEVADNSTTTLEKIVEDAGIKTKLGSYGTIALYLEIPTTNIPPSCPPSTASYTVPADYQTGYDKVVYDIRPTTGSWLSPRVIARYGRIPNVDGSIDPCKNPIASDILVDSISDTNINPTCAVKFGAGGFYACVDGSLVDLFLRGAVSGTENQDVTGRAFSRLSSYSTELAPVLSGSKSGTTEMNLTWTWSGTGNPTYKVYRTVDGAATEVYSGSVSSLNSNSLTASLRPSSGKQNCYTVRATIGSYTSAPSNARCEDF is encoded by the coding sequence ATGAAAAAATATTTTGCTCGAATTTATCATCGGTTTCATATTTCTCAGCATTCTAGAGGATTTACGCTCGTAGAGTTACTAATTGCAGTCTTAATTAGTACGATGGTAATTATCATTGCTGGATTTGCTCTCGTCACAATTGCATCTTTTGATAATAAAGCAGAAGCCAGAACCGAAAGGCAAATCGATCTCAATCGTGCGTTCGATTTCATGAGTCATGAAATTAGAATGGCAAGTAGAATTAATCGGCTTGAAACTGAAGTCGCCGATAACTCTACTACAACTTTGGAAAAAATTGTAGAAGACGCTGGGATTAAAACAAAATTAGGTAGTTATGGCACAATTGCTTTATATCTAGAAATTCCTACTACTAATATTCCTCCTTCTTGTCCTCCCTCAACTGCTTCTTACACAGTTCCCGCTGATTATCAAACAGGGTATGACAAAGTAGTTTACGATATTCGCCCTACAACTGGAAGTTGGTTAAGTCCGAGAGTCATCGCACGTTACGGACGCATACCAAATGTAGATGGTTCAATCGATCCTTGCAAAAACCCTATTGCTAGCGATATTTTAGTTGACTCTATTTCCGATACAAACATCAACCCAACTTGCGCCGTCAAGTTTGGTGCTGGCGGTTTTTATGCTTGCGTTGACGGTAGCTTAGTGGATTTGTTCTTGCGTGGTGCAGTTAGTGGTACAGAAAATCAAGATGTCACGGGTAGGGCATTTTCTCGCCTCAGCAGCTACAGTACGGAACTCGCACCCGTGCTATCCGGTAGCAAGTCAGGAACAACCGAGATGAATTTGACTTGGACTTGGAGTGGTACGGGTAATCCGACTTACAAAGTCTATCGCACCGTGGATGGGGCAGCTACAGAAGTTTATAGCGGCTCTGTTTCTAGCTTAAATAGCAATAGTCTCACTGCCAGCCTTCGCCCTAGCTCTGGTAAACAAAACTGCTATACAGTGAGAGCAACTATCGGTTCGTATACCAGTGCGCCAAGCAATGCAAGGTGTGAAGATTTCTAA
- a CDS encoding DUF3598 family protein, with amino-acid sequence MRSQWECLLQNLGEWQGSFTRFSPQAEFIEDTPTVVSLAGLNDNKTIRQVVRFLPPNRPVEEKVFEYSSLGKGVLFFENGAFSQGSIQLSPVAEFGAELGLIHGDRRLRLVQLFTPNGQLDKITLIREYLAGTTTPERPPLQVDDLVGEWQGEAVTIYPDWRSPDTYPTQLQIERLGSDRLTQQLTIYSTPENPYQISSTGKIAGSLLYFEGNFPANPQMSPQINQVMLLPDGASATCPQQVQLRQAFFLEVGWLVQPNLRQRLIRRYNDKGEWTSLTLVTERK; translated from the coding sequence ATGCGATCGCAATGGGAATGTTTGCTACAAAACTTAGGTGAATGGCAGGGTTCGTTTACTCGATTCTCACCCCAAGCTGAGTTTATAGAAGATACGCCTACTGTCGTATCATTAGCTGGATTAAACGATAACAAAACCATTCGTCAAGTTGTCCGTTTCCTACCACCCAATCGTCCCGTAGAAGAGAAAGTATTTGAATACAGTTCTCTGGGTAAGGGAGTTCTGTTTTTTGAAAATGGGGCATTTTCTCAAGGTTCGATTCAACTCAGTCCGGTTGCAGAATTTGGCGCAGAACTTGGTTTAATTCATGGCGATCGCCGCTTGCGCTTAGTGCAACTTTTTACACCGAATGGACAGTTGGATAAAATCACGCTGATTCGCGAATATCTTGCTGGTACGACGACTCCAGAACGTCCACCTTTACAAGTTGATGACTTAGTAGGTGAATGGCAAGGAGAAGCAGTCACAATTTATCCTGACTGGCGATCGCCCGATACCTATCCTACGCAATTGCAAATCGAGCGCCTGGGTAGCGATCGCCTCACACAACAGTTGACTATTTACTCTACGCCAGAAAACCCTTATCAAATTAGTTCCACGGGCAAAATTGCCGGATCGTTACTCTACTTCGAGGGAAATTTTCCAGCCAATCCTCAAATGAGTCCCCAGATTAATCAAGTTATGCTACTACCAGATGGCGCTTCTGCCACCTGTCCTCAACAAGTGCAGTTAAGACAAGCCTTTTTTCTCGAAGTGGGTTGGCTAGTACAGCCAAATCTCCGACAAAGACTGATAAGACGTTACAACGACAAGGGTGAATGGACTAGCCTTACTTTGGTTACTGAAAGGAAGTGA